A genomic window from Mesoaciditoga lauensis cd-1655R = DSM 25116 includes:
- a CDS encoding ABC transporter ATP-binding protein produces the protein MSEKAIKVENLEKRFRKVKAVDGITFSVDYGELFALLGPNGAGKSTTIRILTTLAYPTGGRAEVAGYDVKKQGKEVRKKIGLVSDRLILYDRLTALENIQFFSRLYGVDDKTIMKRSEELLSLLGMWKWKDTFVSKMSTGMKQKINIARALIPEPEIIFLDEPTLGLDPESTMHIRNFIFQLSKKGKTIILTTHILHEVELLAGKVAIMNKGKIVAIDTPRNLKKHFKEKEVIEVELERTIDKELIKGKIVEAIDNYFKVEVEDLNSFLKELADLNVKVKSIKTMEPSLEDIFVKLTTGAEVKA, from the coding sequence ATGAGCGAAAAAGCGATAAAAGTTGAAAATCTTGAAAAGCGTTTCAGAAAAGTCAAAGCCGTCGATGGAATAACTTTTAGCGTTGATTATGGGGAACTTTTCGCTTTGTTGGGCCCCAACGGTGCGGGAAAGAGCACAACTATAAGGATTCTCACAACTCTTGCCTATCCCACCGGAGGAAGAGCCGAAGTTGCCGGATACGATGTAAAAAAACAAGGAAAAGAGGTCAGAAAGAAGATCGGCCTGGTTTCAGACAGGCTTATCCTTTACGACAGACTAACCGCCCTTGAAAATATTCAATTCTTCTCAAGATTGTACGGAGTGGATGATAAAACCATCATGAAAAGATCGGAAGAGCTGCTCTCTTTGCTTGGAATGTGGAAATGGAAAGACACGTTCGTATCAAAGATGAGCACTGGGATGAAGCAAAAAATAAACATCGCCCGCGCTTTAATACCTGAGCCAGAAATCATATTCCTGGATGAACCGACTTTGGGCTTAGATCCCGAATCAACGATGCATATAAGGAATTTCATTTTTCAACTAAGCAAGAAAGGAAAAACGATAATTCTTACAACTCACATCTTGCATGAAGTGGAGTTGCTGGCAGGAAAAGTCGCCATAATGAACAAGGGTAAAATAGTTGCCATCGACACGCCAAGGAATTTAAAGAAACACTTCAAAGAGAAAGAAGTGATAGAAGTAGAGCTTGAAAGAACCATTGACAAAGAGCTCATAAAGGGAAAAATTGTAGAAGCCATTGACAATTATTTCAAGGTGGAAGTTGAAGATCTCAACAGCTTTTTGAAAGAGCTTGCAGATTTGAATGTGAAAGTGAAAAGCATAAAAACGATGGAACCTTCACTTGAAGACATTTTCGTGAAGCTTACCACAGGTGCGGAGGTGAAAGCGTGA
- a CDS encoding PadR family transcriptional regulator, producing MARFPFLKILLLNFIEKEGKTTGYDFLKYCKKENITASPGTVYPQLEALAKDGILEKKVDGRKNVYFLTKKGKGFLKEIQKSKEGFKNIMSKLGVVMENPQTSMPKSIQKSFRAFFYSLHSVNWKREKDVENFLKEFERVESEIRRWLNERKSDKS from the coding sequence ATGGCGAGATTTCCCTTTTTAAAAATTTTACTTTTGAATTTCATAGAAAAAGAAGGAAAGACAACGGGATACGATTTTTTAAAGTACTGCAAAAAAGAAAACATAACGGCCTCACCAGGCACCGTTTATCCTCAGTTGGAAGCTTTGGCAAAAGATGGAATTCTTGAAAAAAAGGTTGATGGAAGAAAAAATGTGTACTTTCTCACCAAGAAGGGGAAAGGTTTCTTAAAAGAAATACAAAAAAGCAAAGAAGGATTCAAAAACATCATGAGTAAATTGGGAGTGGTCATGGAGAACCCTCAAACTTCCATGCCAAAAAGCATTCAAAAAAGTTTTCGAGCCTTCTTTTATTCTTTACACTCTGTGAATTGGAAAAGAGAAAAGGACGTCGAGAATTTTCTAAAGGAATTTGAAAGGGTTGAGAGTGAAATAAGGAGATGGTTGAATGAGCGAAAAAGCGATAAAAGTTGA
- a CDS encoding type II toxin-antitoxin system Phd/YefM family antitoxin, translating into MLGELRFYSVAEAKTELSKLISTLKKGDVVITKNGIPAAAVMDYERYVKMIDFLEKIKDIYLLDIGTSTIEDPINTIIKDD; encoded by the coding sequence ATGTTGGGAGAATTAAGGTTTTACAGCGTTGCCGAAGCGAAAACAGAACTTTCAAAGCTAATTTCTACGCTGAAAAAAGGCGATGTGGTGATAACGAAAAACGGAATACCGGCGGCAGCTGTTATGGATTACGAAAGATATGTGAAGATGATAGATTTTTTGGAGAAGATAAAGGATATATACCTTTTAGACATTGGAACATCCACCATCGAAGATCCTATAAATACGATTATAAAAGATGATTAG